The following is a genomic window from Mycolicibacterium sp. TY81.
CGTCGGCCTCGGCGCGCTCGGGTACCGAACCCGCCCAGGAGAGAGCGCGGACGTGGTCGATCAAGCCGGCGAGGGACGCCGCCGCGGTGCGGGCGACGTACTGGTCGGCAGTGTCGAACAGCGCGGTGACGGCATCCAGATCGGCGTTTGCCGCCACCCCGGCCGCACCCGGACGCCCCGCCGCGGCCTGCCACCGGCGCGACAACCCGCTGGCGTGCCAGGCCTGCCACAGCACGAAACGCGGATCCTGGCCCGCGGTCGCCGACCGGCGCGCCGCGTCGAGAACCGCGCGGACGCGCCGCACGGGCCGTGCCAGCTGATCGGACAGCGAATGTTCGGCACTTCCGGTCAGCGCCTCGACGAGCAGGTCACCGAAATCGCGACCGCTGCCGTCGGCGCGGCGCAGCGCGCGCCGCAACTGGCGCAGTGACACCGGGTCCACGCGGCCGATGGGACCGGTCAGCAGAGCCAGTGCCCGGTCACCGGTCAGTTGGTCGGCGACGCAGTCCAGCACCGTGAGCAGCGCACCCACCGCCGGATGCTGCGCGGGTGGCGCCATGCCGGCCTGCTGCTGCACCGGCACCCCGGCGGCGCTCAGGGCCCGGGCCAGCGCTGTCCCGGCCCGCGGTACCGACCGCACGATGACGGCCATCTGCGACCACGGCACGCCGTCGACCAGGTGCGCGCGCCGCAAGGCGTCGGCGATCAACGCGGACTCGGCATGCGGCGATCCGGCGACGCGCACCGCCAGCGAGCCGAGCTGATCCGTCGTCGCCGGTGTCAGGGCCCGGGACGCGTCCACGCCGGGCAGCCGCCGCGCGACGGCCGCGACCGCTCCGGCCACCGCGGGCGAGCACCGGTGGGACTCGGTCAGCACCACATGAGGCTGGTCCTCGGGGCCGTACAGCAGCGTCGGCTCGGCGCCGCGGTAGCCGAACACGGTCTGGCTCGGGTCACCGGCGATGACCGTCAGCTGGGCACCGGCCGCCAGCACCCGCACCAGCAGCGCGGCCTGCGGATCGAGGTGCTGCGCATCGTCGACGAGCAACAGCTTGATGCGGGCGCGTTCGGCGTCCAGCAGCGCGGGATCGACCGCGAAGGCCTCGAGCGCGGCGCCCACCAGCTCGGCCGCGCCCAGCGCGGGCACCGTCGCCTGCGGGGCCGCCATGCCGACGGCGCTGCGCAGCAGCATGACCTGCTCGTAGACCTGCGCGAACCGGGCCGCCGCCACCCACTCCGGACGGCCGGCCTTGCGGCCGATCCGGCGCAGATCCGCGGGGTCGACGCCGCGTTCGGTGCAGCGGGCCAACAGGTCCCGCAATTCGGTCGCGAACCCCGCGGTGCCCAATGCCGGCCGCAGGTGCAGCGGCCAGTCCACGCTCGCCTCATCGCCATCCTCCAGATCACCGGCGAGGAGCTCGCGGATGATGCCGTCCTGCTCGGCACTGGTGATCAGGCGCGGCGGCGGGTCACCGGCACGCTGCGCGGCCTGCCGCAGCACGGCGAACGCGTAGGAGTGCAGGGTGCGGACCAGCGGCTCCCGGGTGACCTGGCCGGTATCGCCCAGCAGCGCCGAGGTGATGGCGCCGCGGACCCGGCTGCCCAGCCGCGCCGAACCCGTGAGCAGGAGCACCGACTCCGGATCGGTCCCCGCCGCGATATGCGTTGCCGCCGTGCGGATCAGCAGCTCGGTCTTCCCGGTTCCGGGGCCGCCCAGCACCCGCACGACACCGCGCTGCCCGGGCTCGGTCAGGGCATTAACCGAGCCGGGCGCGGTGAGTGCGGAGTGCGGGGCGGCCATGGCAGGAATGCAACCACGGGGGTACGACAAGTTCGGCCGACGGCGACGTCCGGTCGCGATGTCTGGCAGCATCAACGGGGTGAGCTTGCAGGTGTACCGCTACGGACCGGCGCGGCCGGCACAGATTCTGGCCCTGCACGGCCTGACCGGCCACGGAAAGCGCTGGCAGACACTGGCGGACGGGTATCTTGCCGAATATGCCGTGCTGGCGCCCGACCTCCTGGGACATGGCCATTCGTCGTGGGCGGCGCCGTGGAACATCGATGAGAACGTCGCGGCCCTGGCGGCCCTCCTCCAGGACGAGGCCGACGGGCCGGTGGTCGTGGTGGCACATTCATTCGGTGGCGCGATAGCGCTCAATCTCGCTGCCGCCCATCCGAATCTGGTGTCCGGCCTGGTGCTGCTGGACCCGGCGACCGGGCTGGACGGCAGCTGGATGAGCGAGATCGCCGACGCCATGCTCGGCTCCCCCGACTACCCGGACCGCCAGGAGGCCCACGCCGAGAAGGTGAACGGATCGTGGGGCGAGGTCTCGGCGAAGTACCCCGGCGAACTCGAGCGCGACCTGGACGAGCACCTGGTCGCCCTGCCGGGCGGACGCGTCGGCTGGCGCATCAGCCTGCCCGCCATGATGTCCTACTGGAGTGAGCTGGCCCGCCCGATCGTGTTGCCGCCGCAGGGCACACCGACGACGCTGGTGCTGGCCAAACGAACCCATCCGGCCTACGTCACCGGCGAACTCGTGTCCGGCTTGCAGGCCCGGCTCGGCGCCGACTTCGTACTGACCGAATTCGATTGCGACCACATGGTGCCGCACGCCATGCCCGCCGAAACCGCCGACGTGATCCGGCGTCACCTGGTCTGATCGTGGCCGCTGTCACCGACGAACAGGTGGAGAAGGTGCGGGGTCTCGTCGCCTCGATACCGCCTGGCCGGGTGTCGACGTACGGCGACATCGCCGATGCCGCAGGGCTTTCCAGCCCGCGCATCGTCGGCTGGATCATGCGGACCGATTCCTCGGACCTGCCCTGGCACCGCGTGATCAGCGCGTCGGGCCGGCCGGCAGCGCATCTGGCGACGCGGCAGCTGGAACGGCTGCGCGCCGAAGGGGTGCTGGCGGTCGACGGACGGGTTCGGCTGCGGGAGTACCGGCACCAGTTCTGAGGGCCGCTCAGCCGACGGTGATGGCGTCCAGCCGTTCCTTGATGAAGTCCGCGGAGACCACCGGCGCGAGCCCGGACACCGCACCGATGGGCGGCTGCAACGGGGTGATCAGCGCGTCGTGGTTGGCTTCGTAGAAGTAGATCAGCGACACCAGGTCCTCTTCCGGCGCGTGCGGTTGCGGCGGCAGCACGCGGTGACGCCCCGACGGCCAGCGTCGTCCGCTCCAATACTCCAGCAGGTCCCCGATGTTCACCGTCAGCGCGCCGGGTTCCCAGGGGGCGTCTTCCCAGCCCGCTGCCTCGGAATACACCTGCAGCCCACCGGCGCCCGGCTCCCGGTCGAGCACCGTGACGGTGCCGAAATCGGTGTGCGGGCCGATGCGAAACTGCCCCGGCTCGGGTTCGCCCACGACACTCACCGGCGGGTAGTGGTTGATGTTCATGGTCCACGTCGGCCGATCTGCCAGCGCGGCAAAAGGATTCGCCGGCAATCCCAGCGCGTGCGCGAACAGGGCCAGCAGGTCGTCGGACAGCCGGCGCATCTGGGCGGTGTATTGATCCACCAACGTCTGCAGGGCGGGCACCTCGGCGGGCCATACGTTGGGGGCGAACCAGATTCGATCCACCTCCGGATCCCCCGTCGACGTTTCCGCGCCCAGGCTGAAACTCTCCTTGAGATCGGGTGGCGTCTCGGTGCCCTCGGCGTAACCATTGGCCTCGGCGCCCGGGCCGATCCAGCCGTGCCCGCCGACCGGCACCGAGTACCGCTGCTTCACCTCGTCGGGCAACGCGAAGAACTCCCGGCTCGCCGCGCGGACGGCAGCCGCCAGCCCCTGGTCCACGCCGTGACCGGTGACCACGATGAAACCCGCTCGCTGCAGACCCTCGTCGACTTCGGCGGCCACCGCATCGGCCTCGGCTCCGCTGGCATACCAGCGGGAAATATCCACTGTCGCAATGGCACTCATTCGCCGATATCCTCCGCCCACAATTCGGGACTGGCCGCGATGAACTCTTTCATCATGGCCACGCACCGCTCGTCGTCCAGAACCGTAACGGCCACACCATGTTCGGCCAGCCAGTCATGACCACCGTGGAACGTGCGGCTCTCACCGATCACCACCGTGCCGATGCCGAACTGCCGCACCAGCCCGCTGCAATACCAGCACGGCGAGAGCGTCGTCACCATGATGGTCGAGCCGTAGCCGCGCTGACGCCCGGCCGCACGGAACGCGTCGGTCTCGGCGTGCACCGAGGGGTCACCGTCCTGCACCCGGCGGTTGTGGCCGGCGCCCAGGAGTTCACCATCGGCCCGAAACAACGCCGCACCGATCGGAATACCGCCTTCGGCCAGCCCTTTTCGTGCTTCATCGACCGCGACGTCGAGCATCTGTTCAGGCGTCACAGCGACGCGCGTTCCGCGGAGATCTTCGATCGACACAGCACCAGGTATGCGGCACCGGCGATGACGAAGCCGACGAAGAAGGTGATATCACCCAGTTTCGGGACCACCCGGGCGACAAAGCCGACGAACTTCTCCTGGTTGGAGAACAACAGCACCGAGAGTCCCAGTCCCAGTGCGAAGGACAGCAGTCCCGGCCAGTTCGAGTACGAGCGGTCGTAGAGGTATCCGGCGATGTGCTGCCCGCGGCGCAGGTACTGATCGGCGAAGACCACACCCAGCCATGGCCCGATCCAGTAGGCGATCACCAGCAGGAACGCTTCATAACTGTGCGCGGCATCGGGCAACGCCCACCACGCGATCAGGAAACCGCCCACACCGAAGAAGACGGTCACCAGCGCCCGCGCGATGTGTGGCGGCAACGTGATCCCCGTGGTCACGAAAGCCATTGCCCCGGAATAGATATTGAGCGCGTTGGCGGCGATCACACCGACCGCGATGGCCAGCAGCGTCGCCTTGTCCAGCCACGGCGGCAGCTCGGCGGTGAACGACGCCGTCGGGTTGCCGAGGCTCGCCGCGCCGAACGTCGTCGACGCCGCCCCGACGATCTCCAGGACCACGCACGAGACGAACAACCCCGTGGAGGCGAAGAAACCCGTCGCAAAAGGAGACACCGCCGACGGCAGATAGCGGGTGTAGTCCGCGGCGTACGGGGTCCAGCCGGCCGCGTAGCCGAACGCGGTGCCGACGGTGAGCAGGAAACCCCCGAGTCCGCCGACGCCACCCGACGGCGCGGGCGCACCCAGATCCGCGTGCGCGAAAATCCCCACCGCTGCCGCGCCGAAGACGATGGCCAGCGCCGGGAACGACCACCGCTCGAACGCCTGCACCAGATTGTGGCCGAAGAATGCGAACGCGGTCTGCACCACCACGATGATGATGAGGCCGATCAGCGGTCCGAAGCCGAACAGGGTGGACAGGGCGAACGCACCGCTGACGCTGTTGGTGGCGAACCAGCCGACGCCCGCGGTGATCGACATCAATGTCGCGGGCAGCGCATTTCCCTTGAACCCGAACGCCATTCGGCCCAGCACCATCTGCGGCACGCCGTGCAGCGGTCCGCGCGCGGACAGGAAATAGTGCGCGATGGCGCCCAGCCCGGTACCGATGATGATCCCGGCGACCGCCTGCCAGAAGCTCATGCCGAACGCCAGGACGGCCAGCATGCCGACGAACACCGTCGCGAATTCCATGTTGGGCGACGTCCACGTCCAGAACAGCTGACTCGGCTTGCCGTGCCGGTCGGCCTCCGCGATGAACTCGTTGCCACCGGGTTCGACCGCAGCGATCCGGTCTTTGTAGGTTCCATCGGTGGTGGGTTCGACAGCCGTCATGCGAGGTAACTTTCCCACCGAACCGCGCATGCTGCCATTCGAATGCCGGTGCGCCGGCTACAGCACCAGGCGGACCAAGGCTGCGGTGCGGGCCAAACCAGGGAAGGCAGCCGCCGTCGACCGCGGGTGCAGCGCGTGCACCGCGAGCCGGAAGATCAAGGCGCGCAACAACATCTGCGGCCACTCCGGCAGCGATGCCCAGCGTTCGATGAGCCCATCGTCGGCCTCACCCCATGACAGCGCGTCGACGACGACCACACCTGCGGCCCACGACGCCGGGCGCCAGTACGGCGTGATGTCGGTGATGCCGGGCGCGGCGGTACCGGCGAACAGCACGGTGCCGTACAGGTCGCCGTGCACCAGCTGGCTCGGATTGCGGGTCGGCTTGCGCAGGGACGCAAGCTGATTGATCAGTTCCACCGAACGGCGCCCATCGGTGGTGCCGGGCGCCACCCGCGAGCCGGGCGGCAACGACTGCAGTGGCCGGTCTTCCCAGGCGGCACGGTCGGCGGCGATGAACACGTCGACGTCGCTCCACGGCACCGCGGGCGGCTGCGTCAGGAAGCGCGGACGCTCGAGCTTGGCCGTCGCCTCGTGCAGGCGCACCGCCGCAGAGACGATCTCGTCGTGTCGCGGTTCGGGGGTTCCGGTGACGAACGTGTCGGCACGCCAGCCGGCGACGACGTAACGGCCGTCGGTGGCGCGCACGGGTCGGGCCAGCCGGACGCCGTCCACGAACAGCGTCTCGCGCACCTTGGCCGACCAGGAGGCCCGCGCGTTGTCGGCGACCATGGACAGCACGACCTCGCCACAGCGCCAGCCGCCCTCCCAGCTCGAGCCGAGCGGCACCGGCCGGAGACCGGTCAGGCCGAACGCCGTGAGCACATGTTCGGGAGGACGGTCGACGGTCACCCGAACAGACTAAGGTGTGCCCGGCCTCACCTGACGTCAGTACATGACCATGTCGGGCTCGAGTTGCCTGGCCCACGCCACGATTCCGCCCTGCAGGTGCATCGCATCGGCAAATCCGGCCTGTTTGAGGGCGAGCAGGGCCTCGGCCGAGCGGATCCCGGTCTTGCAGTAGAGCACCGCGATTCGGTCCTGCGGCACGCGGGCCAGCCCCGCCCCGGAGTCGAGAGTCGACTTGGGGATCAGTTCGGCGCCCTCGATGTGGTTGATGGCCCACTCGGCGGGTTCCCGCACATCGATGAGCGCGACGGGCTTGCCGGCGTCGATCATGTCCCGCAGCTCGAGGGGCGTCACCGTCGAATCCGCCGCCGCTTCGGCCGCGGCGTCGGACACCACGCCGCAGAACGCGTCGTAGTCGATGAGTCCGGTGATCTTCGGCGTTGCCGGGTCCTTGCGAATCGCGATGGTGCGGTAGGTCATGTCGAGGGCGTCGTAGATCATCAGGCGGCCCAGCAGCGGTGTCCCGATGCCAGTGATCAGCTTGATGGCCTCGGTGCCCATCACCGAGGCGACCGAGGCGCAGAGAATGCCCAGCACGCCGCCCTCCGCGCATGACGGCACCGTGCCCGGGGCCGGCGGCTCCGGGTAGAGATCGCGGTAGTTCAGCCCGCGCCCGTCGGGGGCGTCCTCCCAGAACACCGACACCTGGCCGGAGAACCGGTAGATCGAGCCCCAGACGTACGGCTTGTGCGCCAGCACCGCGGCGTCGTTGACGAGGTAGCGGGTGGCGAAGTTGTCGGTGCCGTCCAGGATCAGGTCGTACTGCTCGAACAGCGGCACCGCGTTGTCGGTGTCGAGCCGGAATTCGTGCAGATTGACGGTGACCAGCGGGTTGATCTCCAGGATCGATTCGCGGGCGCTCTGGGCTTTCGACCGGCCGACGTCGGACTGGCCATGGATGATCTGGCGCTGCAGGTTAGATTCATCGACGACGTCGAACTCGACGATGCCGATGGTGCCGACGCCCGCCGCCGCGAGATAGAGCAGAGTCGGGGAACCCAGTCCCCCGGCGCCGATCACGAGCACCCGTGCGTTCTTGAGCCGCTTCTGCCCGTCGACGCCGAGGTCCGGGATGATCAGGTGGCGGCTGTATCGCGCCACCTCGTCGCGGGTCAGTTCGGCTGCCGGCTGCACCAGCGGCGGCAAGGAGCCGTTTTCCTCCTTGCGTCCGGACGGGGATGCCATGCCCTCAACAGTAATCAGCGGCTTCGCATGACATTTCGGGGCCGCTCGGCGGCGACGAGCGTGCGCTCCCTGTACGCCGAATACGGCGTGTCGGGGTACAGACACGGCCGCTCGCGGGAGGGGCGGCTAGGGAATGGGGTACGGCCAGGAGTTGACGTGGCAGGTCTTGCCGTCGGGCTTGACCGACTCCGGGTCGAACTTGGCGTCGTCGTTGTTGTTGGTCGAGAAGGTCTGCTGCATCATGATCGGCGCCAGCCCGCCGTTGTCACCGCAGGGCTCGTGCATCCGGAAGCCGAGGGCGTGGCCGACCTCATGGTTGATCAGGTACTGGCGGTACGAGCCGATGTCGCCCTGGAACGGCACGGCGCCGCGCACCCAGCGTGCCTCGTTGATGAAGACGCGGGACTGCGCCTTGCCGCCGTCGGCCGGGAAGTACGCCGGGTTGAAGCACGACGACTCCAGCTGGATGTCGTAGCCGCAGCCCTCACGGACCGTCATCGGCGAGGTCAGGGACACCCGGAAATCCGGTGTCTCCGGCGACGACGCGTCGAGCCGGGTGAAGGCGAACTTCCCGTCATGCGTCCAGCTCTTGGGGTTCGCGAGGGTTTCGGCGACCATCCGGGCGAACGCCTCGTCGCCGCCGAAACTGGTGGTGTCGACGCCGTCCTCCACCTCGACGGTGTAGGTCACCGACTTCGTGGTGCCCTGACCGATCTTGCCGGTGGTACCCGGCACGATGTGCCAGGCCTTGGCGCC
Proteins encoded in this region:
- a CDS encoding alpha/beta fold hydrolase, which encodes MSGSINGVSLQVYRYGPARPAQILALHGLTGHGKRWQTLADGYLAEYAVLAPDLLGHGHSSWAAPWNIDENVAALAALLQDEADGPVVVVAHSFGGAIALNLAAAHPNLVSGLVLLDPATGLDGSWMSEIADAMLGSPDYPDRQEAHAEKVNGSWGEVSAKYPGELERDLDEHLVALPGGRVGWRISLPAMMSYWSELARPIVLPPQGTPTTLVLAKRTHPAYVTGELVSGLQARLGADFVLTEFDCDHMVPHAMPAETADVIRRHLV
- a CDS encoding DUF3152 domain-containing protein codes for the protein MTYDPGRGTGRVPVVRNEWREPLRAQRDPVAEDSGRLRSNRDDRQQWRKQSWLGRFVSTYGWRAYALPALAVVTGIVVYQSISGPAPITPSHPHVPMVGQPTINSASTAIVGAPPKGLTQFDVNLPTGILPDGGPFTEAGAKAWHIVPGTTGKIGQGTTKSVTYTVEVEDGVDTTSFGGDEAFARMVAETLANPKSWTHDGKFAFTRLDASSPETPDFRVSLTSPMTVREGCGYDIQLESSCFNPAYFPADGGKAQSRVFINEARWVRGAVPFQGDIGSYRQYLINHEVGHALGFRMHEPCGDNGGLAPIMMQQTFSTNNNDDAKFDPESVKPDGKTCHVNSWPYPIP
- a CDS encoding cytosine permease codes for the protein MTAVEPTTDGTYKDRIAAVEPGGNEFIAEADRHGKPSQLFWTWTSPNMEFATVFVGMLAVLAFGMSFWQAVAGIIIGTGLGAIAHYFLSARGPLHGVPQMVLGRMAFGFKGNALPATLMSITAGVGWFATNSVSGAFALSTLFGFGPLIGLIIIVVVQTAFAFFGHNLVQAFERWSFPALAIVFGAAAVGIFAHADLGAPAPSGGVGGLGGFLLTVGTAFGYAAGWTPYAADYTRYLPSAVSPFATGFFASTGLFVSCVVLEIVGAASTTFGAASLGNPTASFTAELPPWLDKATLLAIAVGVIAANALNIYSGAMAFVTTGITLPPHIARALVTVFFGVGGFLIAWWALPDAAHSYEAFLLVIAYWIGPWLGVVFADQYLRRGQHIAGYLYDRSYSNWPGLLSFALGLGLSVLLFSNQEKFVGFVARVVPKLGDITFFVGFVIAGAAYLVLCRSKISAERASL
- a CDS encoding MGMT family protein translates to MAAVTDEQVEKVRGLVASIPPGRVSTYGDIADAAGLSSPRIVGWIMRTDSSDLPWHRVISASGRPAAHLATRQLERLRAEGVLAVDGRVRLREYRHQF
- a CDS encoding nucleoside deaminase — translated: MTPEQMLDVAVDEARKGLAEGGIPIGAALFRADGELLGAGHNRRVQDGDPSVHAETDAFRAAGRQRGYGSTIMVTTLSPCWYCSGLVRQFGIGTVVIGESRTFHGGHDWLAEHGVAVTVLDDERCVAMMKEFIAASPELWAEDIGE
- a CDS encoding isopenicillin N synthase family oxygenase — encoded protein: MSAIATVDISRWYASGAEADAVAAEVDEGLQRAGFIVVTGHGVDQGLAAAVRAASREFFALPDEVKQRYSVPVGGHGWIGPGAEANGYAEGTETPPDLKESFSLGAETSTGDPEVDRIWFAPNVWPAEVPALQTLVDQYTAQMRRLSDDLLALFAHALGLPANPFAALADRPTWTMNINHYPPVSVVGEPEPGQFRIGPHTDFGTVTVLDREPGAGGLQVYSEAAGWEDAPWEPGALTVNIGDLLEYWSGRRWPSGRHRVLPPQPHAPEEDLVSLIYFYEANHDALITPLQPPIGAVSGLAPVVSADFIKERLDAITVG
- a CDS encoding TIGR02569 family protein encodes the protein MTVDRPPEHVLTAFGLTGLRPVPLGSSWEGGWRCGEVVLSMVADNARASWSAKVRETLFVDGVRLARPVRATDGRYVVAGWRADTFVTGTPEPRHDEIVSAAVRLHEATAKLERPRFLTQPPAVPWSDVDVFIAADRAAWEDRPLQSLPPGSRVAPGTTDGRRSVELINQLASLRKPTRNPSQLVHGDLYGTVLFAGTAAPGITDITPYWRPASWAAGVVVVDALSWGEADDGLIERWASLPEWPQMLLRALIFRLAVHALHPRSTAAAFPGLARTAALVRLVL
- a CDS encoding ATP-dependent DNA helicase, which gives rise to MAAPHSALTAPGSVNALTEPGQRGVVRVLGGPGTGKTELLIRTAATHIAAGTDPESVLLLTGSARLGSRVRGAITSALLGDTGQVTREPLVRTLHSYAFAVLRQAAQRAGDPPPRLITSAEQDGIIRELLAGDLEDGDEASVDWPLHLRPALGTAGFATELRDLLARCTERGVDPADLRRIGRKAGRPEWVAAARFAQVYEQVMLLRSAVGMAAPQATVPALGAAELVGAALEAFAVDPALLDAERARIKLLLVDDAQHLDPQAALLVRVLAAGAQLTVIAGDPSQTVFGYRGAEPTLLYGPEDQPHVVLTESHRCSPAVAGAVAAVARRLPGVDASRALTPATTDQLGSLAVRVAGSPHAESALIADALRRAHLVDGVPWSQMAVIVRSVPRAGTALARALSAAGVPVQQQAGMAPPAQHPAVGALLTVLDCVADQLTGDRALALLTGPIGRVDPVSLRQLRRALRRADGSGRDFGDLLVEALTGSAEHSLSDQLARPVRRVRAVLDAARRSATAGQDPRFVLWQAWHASGLSRRWQAAAGRPGAAGVAANADLDAVTALFDTADQYVARTAAASLAGLIDHVRALSWAGSVPERAEADEVAVLSAHAALGREWDFVVIAGLQEGLWPNTVPRGGVLGTQQLLDIVDGVGDVRGMSATAPLLAEERRLLVAALGRARNRVLVTAVDSDNGDEALLPSTFFEELAALAGGTDPDADELPVHAPAVLSPSALVGRLRSVVCAPDGAVEETDRLCAAAQLARLAEAGVPGADPAQWYASTELSTAEPLWSGDDHVVTVSPSTVQTLTDCPLRWMLERHGGSDGRDLRSALGSLVHALVADSGRSEAQLRGELEKVWQQLPFDSNWYADNELERYRAMLATFTTWRQETRGELTEVGTELEVSGTIADEGLQVQVKGRIDRLERDREGRLVVVDVKTGKSPATKADAQEHAQLALYQLAIAEGVVPHGDQPGGGRLVYPAKPAKTGATEREQDPMGETAQAQWRQKVTDAAAATAGPHFVARVGSGCATCPVRAMCPAQGTKGACP
- the moeZ gene encoding adenylyltransferase/sulfurtransferase MoeZ, with the protein product MASPSGRKEENGSLPPLVQPAAELTRDEVARYSRHLIIPDLGVDGQKRLKNARVLVIGAGGLGSPTLLYLAAAGVGTIGIVEFDVVDESNLQRQIIHGQSDVGRSKAQSARESILEINPLVTVNLHEFRLDTDNAVPLFEQYDLILDGTDNFATRYLVNDAAVLAHKPYVWGSIYRFSGQVSVFWEDAPDGRGLNYRDLYPEPPAPGTVPSCAEGGVLGILCASVASVMGTEAIKLITGIGTPLLGRLMIYDALDMTYRTIAIRKDPATPKITGLIDYDAFCGVVSDAAAEAAADSTVTPLELRDMIDAGKPVALIDVREPAEWAINHIEGAELIPKSTLDSGAGLARVPQDRIAVLYCKTGIRSAEALLALKQAGFADAMHLQGGIVAWARQLEPDMVMY